In Anticarsia gemmatalis isolate Benzon Research Colony breed Stoneville strain chromosome 5, ilAntGemm2 primary, whole genome shotgun sequence, the following are encoded in one genomic region:
- the vvl gene encoding ventral veins lacking, protein MAATTYMPAEMDLNTIGGYHAASPRSAEPADMKYQHALHAGGSPSPGAPVLGNPWTSLPPADPWAMHQHHAHAHQPDVKPPPAPHEHRHLQHSHGWHAPVVSPHYGAGSPVALHGGYPMPMHQHHMLRDIQPSPHPLHHHAMERDQPEEDTPTSDDLEAFAKQFKQRRIKLGFTQADVGLALGTLYGNVFSQTTICRFEALQLSFKNMCKLKPLLQKWLEEADSTTGSPTSIDKIAAQGRKRKKRTSIEVSVKGALEQHFHKQPKPSAQEITSLADSLQLEKEVVRVWFCNRRQKEKRMTPPNTLGNEMMEGMGHAHYGHSDVHGSPLQHSHSPPGLSPQHPLPQGAHTLAAH, encoded by the coding sequence ATGGCGGCGACCACGTACATGCCCGCCGAGATGGACTTGAACACCATCGGCGGGTACCACGCTGCGTCGCCGCGGAGCGCCGAGCCCGCGGACATGAAGTATCAGCACGCGCTGCACGCCGGCGGCTCGCCGTCGCCGGGCGCGCCCGTGCTCGGGAACCCCTGGACCTCGCTGCCGCCGGCCGACCCTTGGGCCATGCACCAGCACCACGCGCACGCGCACCAGCCCGACGTGaagccgccgccggcgccgcacGAGCACCGCCACCTGCAGCACAGCCACGGCTGGCACGCGCCCGTCGTCAGCCCACACTATGGCGCCGGCTCGCCCGTCGCGCTGCACGGCGGCTACCCCATGCCCATGCACCAGCACCACATGCTGCGGGACATCCAGCCCTCGCCGCATCCCCTGCACCATCACGCCATGGAGCGCGACCAGCCCGAGGAGGACACGCCCACCAGCGACGACCTCGAGGCCTTCGCCAAACAGTTCAAGCAGCGCCGCATCAAGCTCGGCTTCACGCAGGCCGACGTCGGTCTCGCGCTCGGCACTCTGTACGGAAATGTGTTCTCGCAGACGACCATCTGTAGGTTCGAAGCGCTACAGCTCAGTTTCAAGAATATGTGCAAACTTAAACCGTTGCTCCAGAAGTGGCTCGAGGAAGCGGACTCCACGACGGGGAGTCCGACGAGCATCGACAAAATAGCGGCCCAAGGGAGGAAACGAAAGAAGCGCACCTCGATAGAGGTGTCGGTGAAGGGCGCGCTCGAGCAACACTTCCACAAGCAGCCGAAGCCCTCGGCGCAGGAGATCACATCGCTGGCGGACAGCCTGCAGCTGGAGAAGGAGGTAGTGCGCGTGTGGTTCTGCAACCGGCGACAGAAGGAGAAGCGCATGACGCCGCCCAACACGCTCGGCAACGAGATGATGGAGGGCATGGGCCACGCGCACTACGGCCACAGCGACGTGCACGGCTCCCCGCTGCAGCACTCGCACTCGCCGCCCGGCCTGTCGCCGCAGCACCCGCTGCCGCAGGGCGCGCACACCCTGGCCGCGCACTAA